In Clostridium swellfunianum, a genomic segment contains:
- a CDS encoding superoxide dismutase, with translation MPYTLPELPYAYNALEPHYDEQTVRLHHDMHHKAYVDGLNNAETKLAEAREKGDYALIKHWEREYAFHGAGHILHTMFWQNMKQGGGGEAAGQIADQINKDFGSYDAFKKQFSAAAVAVEGSGWTVLCWNKMFQKLVILQVEKHQNLTQWEVCPLLIVDVWEHAYYLKYQNKRAAFVDAWWNLINWDDVNNRLAASMK, from the coding sequence ATGCCTTATACTTTACCTGAATTACCTTACGCTTATAATGCTTTGGAACCACATTACGATGAACAAACCGTTAGACTTCATCATGACATGCATCATAAAGCTTATGTTGATGGACTTAACAATGCAGAAACTAAATTAGCTGAAGCTAGAGAAAAAGGTGATTATGCATTGATTAAGCACTGGGAAAGAGAATATGCTTTCCATGGAGCAGGACATATTCTTCATACAATGTTCTGGCAAAATATGAAGCAAGGCGGCGGTGGAGAAGCTGCAGGGCAAATAGCCGATCAAATTAACAAAGATTTTGGAAGCTATGATGCATTCAAAAAGCAGTTTAGCGCAGCGGCAGTAGCAGTTGAAGGTTCAGGCTGGACAGTTTTATGCTGGAATAAAATGTTCCAAAAGCTAGTTATACTTCAAGTTGAAAAGCATCAAAATCTAACTCAATGGGAAGTATGCCCTTTATTAATAGTTGATGTTTGGGAACATGCTTACTATTTGAAATATCAAAATAAGAGAGCAGCTTTTGTTGATGCATGGTGGAATTTAATAAATTGGGATGATGTAAATAATAGACTTGCAGCTTCAATGAAATAA
- a CDS encoding HD-GYP domain-containing protein has protein sequence MKHQNQKSIAELYKQHIKLIISIIAAVMMSIFILLFLNLSKTNNNNNLINTLGKQRMLTQMMAKDVGRIYELTTITNGQVLYEIDKDELKSRTIKTIDELSLSMNEYDKQLSNIKKGYVEADGKGIRFKGNFNELNKIIDEQEKVWTSFKEAINKVIKEQNNSTEFLDAVKYINENNEVLLNYSNQVTENVLSYNNKRATIIYYLFMILPLLMLIFLAVFIKRAYKSLFIPISQLSKGVSTLGIKVEQEPLMTAAGQESLPAFSEVTMLFDQLNSLILFIENLNRNIPFKDVLNYIFKDFSKYIPYTYIGVALIDDDKKNITAAYAACDKFHTNLPQKLLGKTVTLKNTSLEKIVETGEERIINDLEEYIKDKPFKEYNRILLEEGVRASITFPLRKNDEVIGIIFFSSNTKNVYRKEHVRFLKTLANSIVLALEKDILMEDMIISSTMALAKLTEERDNETGEHLQRMKIYSRMLAQFLAEEEKYKDFIDIDYINDIERFAPLHDIGKVGIRDEILLKPGKLTEEEFEIMKTHASYGAKVLRMAENNLNKKGRSIYRLAIEIAEGHHEKWDGSGYPYGKKGEAIPVSARIVAMADVFDALTSERPYKKPFSFEDSVKIITDGKGKHFDPELVNVFMRNIHKIKQKYIEFNSKPLL, from the coding sequence TTGAAGCATCAAAATCAAAAATCAATTGCTGAGCTTTACAAACAGCATATTAAACTGATAATTTCAATAATAGCTGCAGTAATGATGTCTATATTTATCTTACTATTTTTAAATTTAAGCAAAACAAACAATAACAATAATCTTATAAATACTCTAGGAAAGCAGAGAATGCTTACTCAAATGATGGCTAAGGATGTAGGCAGAATTTATGAGTTAACAACAATTACAAATGGACAAGTTCTATATGAAATAGATAAAGATGAGCTTAAAAGCAGAACTATAAAAACTATAGATGAATTGAGCTTATCAATGAACGAATATGATAAACAGCTTAGCAATATCAAAAAGGGTTATGTTGAAGCAGATGGAAAAGGTATACGTTTCAAAGGAAATTTTAATGAATTAAATAAAATAATAGATGAGCAGGAAAAAGTTTGGACGAGTTTTAAGGAAGCAATAAATAAGGTCATTAAAGAACAAAATAATTCGACTGAATTTTTAGATGCAGTAAAATACATAAATGAAAATAATGAAGTTCTTTTAAATTACAGCAATCAAGTAACGGAAAATGTATTAAGCTATAATAACAAAAGGGCTACTATAATATATTATTTATTTATGATTTTACCTCTTCTGATGCTTATATTCCTTGCGGTGTTCATTAAGAGAGCATATAAGAGTTTGTTTATACCAATCAGCCAATTATCAAAGGGAGTATCTACTCTAGGTATTAAAGTAGAGCAGGAACCTCTTATGACGGCTGCAGGTCAGGAATCTCTTCCGGCCTTCTCAGAAGTAACTATGCTTTTTGATCAGTTAAATAGCTTGATACTGTTTATTGAAAACTTAAATAGAAATATTCCTTTTAAAGATGTGCTAAATTATATATTTAAAGATTTTTCAAAATATATTCCATACACCTATATTGGAGTTGCATTGATAGATGATGATAAGAAAAATATAACAGCTGCCTATGCTGCTTGTGATAAATTTCATACTAATTTGCCTCAAAAGCTTTTAGGAAAAACAGTTACTTTAAAGAATACAAGCCTTGAAAAAATTGTTGAAACGGGCGAAGAGAGAATTATAAATGATTTGGAGGAGTATATAAAAGACAAGCCTTTTAAAGAGTATAATAGAATTTTACTTGAAGAAGGAGTAAGAGCTTCCATTACATTTCCTCTTAGAAAAAATGACGAAGTTATAGGAATTATATTTTTCTCAAGCAATACTAAAAATGTTTATAGAAAAGAACATGTAAGATTTCTTAAAACTCTTGCTAATAGTATTGTGCTTGCACTAGAGAAGGATATTCTGATGGAAGACATGATTATAAGTTCCACTATGGCGTTAGCTAAGCTCACTGAAGAGAGAGATAATGAAACAGGAGAGCATCTGCAGCGTATGAAGATATATTCGAGAATGTTAGCTCAGTTTTTAGCTGAAGAGGAAAAATATAAAGACTTTATAGATATAGATTACATAAATGATATTGAAAGGTTTGCACCTTTGCACGACATAGGAAAAGTAGGTATAAGGGATGAAATTTTACTAAAGCCAGGCAAGCTTACAGAAGAAGAATTTGAAATTATGAAAACTCATGCTTCCTATGGAGCTAAGGTTTTAAGAATGGCAGAGAATAACCTAAACAAAAAAGGAAGAAGCATATATAGATTGGCTATAGAAATAGCAGAAGGACACCATGAAAAATGGGATGGAAGCGGATACCCCTATGGAAAGAAAGGAGAGGCTATTCCAGTAAGCGCTAGAATAGTAGCCATGGCAGATGTATTTGACGCCTTAACAAGTGAAAGGCCCTATAAAAAACCTTTTAGTTTTGAAGATTCAGTTAAGATTATTACAGATGGTAAAGGAAAGCATTTTGATCCTGAACTAGTTAATGTGTTTATGAGAAATATACATAAGATAAAACAGAAGTATATAGAATTTAATTCTAAGCCGTTGTTATAA
- a CDS encoding oxaloacetate decarboxylase subunit alpha has translation MKKINITETVLRDANQSLIATRLSFDLFAPILKELDEVGYHSLECWGGATFDSCIRYLNEDPWERLKKIKTIVRKTPLQMLLRGQNLLGYKHYPDDVVRKFIKMAVYYGMDIIRIFDALNDFRNIEVAMEETKKQGAHAQGCIVYTVSPIHDIESYIKLAKQLENIGADSICIKDMAGLIMPRIAYNLVKSIKEVVNVPVILHSHSTNGIAEMSYLKAAEAGVDGIDCAISSFSSGTSQPPTESMHYVLEDMDFNTGLQASKLKAVNDFFKPIRDDFSKSGVLDSKVLTPQPEALTYQIPGGMLSNMISQLKNQNAIDKLDAVLNEVPRVREDLGYPPLVTPMSQMVGTQATVNILTGERYKMILKEVKAYCKGEYGKAPGRINEELLEKALGNEKPITIRFADTLEPAFDKAKEHLKDTTTHDEDVLSYLLFPQIAEDFIKNKNMHPTTEHARREYKSQPI, from the coding sequence ATGAAGAAAATTAATATAACTGAAACTGTGCTTAGAGATGCAAATCAGTCTCTTATTGCAACAAGACTTTCCTTTGACCTGTTTGCTCCAATACTTAAAGAGCTTGATGAAGTTGGCTATCATTCACTTGAATGCTGGGGCGGGGCTACCTTTGACTCCTGTATAAGATACTTGAACGAAGATCCTTGGGAAAGATTAAAAAAAATAAAAACCATAGTTAGAAAAACTCCGCTTCAAATGCTTTTAAGAGGTCAAAACCTTTTAGGCTATAAGCATTATCCAGATGATGTGGTTAGAAAATTTATTAAAATGGCTGTTTACTATGGTATGGATATAATAAGAATATTTGATGCTTTAAATGATTTTAGAAATATTGAAGTTGCTATGGAGGAAACAAAAAAACAAGGCGCTCATGCTCAAGGCTGCATTGTATATACAGTTAGCCCTATTCATGATATAGAAAGCTATATTAAGCTAGCAAAACAGCTTGAGAATATAGGTGCAGACTCCATATGCATAAAAGATATGGCTGGACTTATAATGCCTAGAATTGCCTATAATTTAGTTAAGAGTATAAAGGAAGTTGTAAACGTGCCTGTAATCTTGCATTCTCATTCAACAAACGGCATAGCAGAAATGTCTTATTTAAAGGCTGCTGAAGCTGGAGTAGATGGAATAGACTGCGCAATATCTTCTTTCTCAAGTGGAACCTCACAGCCTCCAACAGAATCTATGCACTATGTCTTAGAAGATATGGACTTTAATACTGGTCTTCAGGCTTCCAAGCTAAAAGCTGTTAATGACTTTTTTAAGCCTATAAGAGATGATTTTTCCAAGTCAGGAGTCTTAGATTCAAAGGTATTAACTCCACAGCCTGAGGCTTTAACCTATCAAATTCCTGGTGGAATGCTCTCTAATATGATATCTCAACTTAAGAATCAAAATGCTATAGATAAACTTGATGCTGTATTAAACGAAGTCCCACGAGTTAGAGAAGACTTAGGCTATCCCCCATTGGTTACCCCAATGAGTCAAATGGTGGGTACTCAAGCTACAGTAAATATTCTTACAGGGGAACGGTACAAAATGATTCTTAAGGAAGTTAAGGCTTACTGTAAAGGTGAATATGGAAAAGCACCTGGAAGAATAAATGAAGAACTACTAGAAAAAGCACTAGGAAATGAAAAACCTATAACTATAAGATTTGCGGATACCTTAGAACCTGCTTTTGATAAAGCGAAAGAACATTTGAAGGATACAACTACTCATGATGAGGATGTACTTTCCTACCTTCTCTTCCCTCAAATAGCAGAAGACTTTATAAAAAATAAAAATATGCATCCAACAACTGAGCATGCAAGAAGAGAATACAAAAGCCAGCCTATATAG
- a CDS encoding MurR/RpiR family transcriptional regulator, with the protein MAGSLIKIKEIIQDLNPSEKKVAQYIVDNPSDISHLSIGELAEKSGSSEATVVRLCKLLDFKGYKDFKISITRDIAFMARDDEGEQYTDVEPGDDLKSIIQNISYNNKKSIENTLEIISYKAIEEAVEAISKADRIEFYGVGASHIIALDAAQKFSRINKVALAYPDPHVQIVSAANLNKGDVAIAVSYSGETKDTYESISVAKESGATTISITKFGQSTISDFCDINLFVSAPEISIRSGAMSSRIAQLNVIDILFTGVASKDFDKIKKHLNRTRKATREKKSI; encoded by the coding sequence ATGGCTGGAAGCTTAATAAAAATAAAAGAGATTATCCAGGACTTAAATCCATCGGAAAAAAAGGTGGCACAGTATATTGTAGACAATCCATCAGACATATCCCACCTGTCTATAGGAGAATTGGCAGAAAAGAGTGGTTCTAGTGAAGCTACTGTTGTTAGGCTGTGTAAGCTTTTAGATTTTAAAGGCTACAAGGATTTTAAAATAAGTATCACAAGAGATATTGCTTTCATGGCAAGAGATGATGAGGGTGAGCAATATACGGATGTTGAGCCAGGTGACGATTTAAAATCCATAATTCAAAATATAAGCTATAACAATAAAAAGTCCATAGAAAATACGTTAGAGATAATATCCTATAAAGCTATAGAAGAAGCTGTTGAGGCTATATCGAAAGCTGATAGAATAGAGTTTTACGGTGTGGGAGCTTCTCATATAATTGCACTTGATGCTGCTCAGAAGTTCTCAAGAATTAATAAAGTAGCATTAGCTTATCCAGATCCTCATGTTCAAATAGTTTCAGCGGCGAACCTTAATAAGGGCGATGTGGCAATTGCTGTTTCATATTCAGGTGAAACAAAGGATACTTATGAATCCATAAGTGTTGCAAAGGAATCGGGAGCTACAACTATCAGTATAACAAAGTTTGGTCAGAGTACTATAAGTGATTTCTGCGATATTAATCTTTTTGTATCAGCACCAGAAATAAGCATAAGAAGCGGTGCGATGTCCTCTAGAATAGCTCAGCTTAACGTTATAGATATATTATTTACTGGTGTTGCTAGTAAGGATTTTGACAAGATTAAAAAGCATCTTAACAGAACTAGAAAAGCCACTAGAGAAAAAAAGAGCATTTAG
- the proB gene encoding glutamate 5-kinase, producing the protein MNYRKKYLEETKRIVVKVGTSTLTHSSGLLNLSRIEELVRQLADLHNQNYEVILVTSGAVGAGMGKLGLKTKPKTIPEKQAAAAVGQGILLHMYEKLFSEYGKTVAQMLLTKADFSNKHRASNAKNTFLALLNLGVIPIVNENDAVVVDEIKVGDNDTLSALVASLIEADLLILLSDIDGLYNDNPNINPNASLIPFVDHINAEIEKTASGAGTKLGTGGMTTKLSASKIATSAGTAMVIANGSKKGILQDIVNCSEVGTLFRPNDNFEKI; encoded by the coding sequence ATGAATTATAGAAAAAAGTATTTAGAAGAGACTAAGAGAATAGTTGTAAAGGTTGGTACATCGACTTTGACTCACTCAAGTGGTCTATTAAATTTATCTCGTATTGAAGAGCTTGTTAGGCAGCTAGCAGACTTGCACAATCAAAATTATGAGGTAATATTAGTGACTTCTGGGGCAGTTGGGGCAGGTATGGGCAAGCTTGGACTTAAGACGAAGCCAAAGACTATACCAGAAAAACAGGCAGCTGCAGCGGTAGGTCAGGGAATTCTTTTGCATATGTATGAGAAGCTATTTTCAGAATACGGAAAAACAGTGGCACAAATGCTTTTAACAAAGGCGGATTTTTCTAATAAACATAGAGCCTCTAATGCTAAAAACACCTTTCTTGCCTTATTAAACCTGGGGGTTATCCCTATAGTAAATGAAAATGATGCTGTTGTAGTAGATGAAATAAAGGTAGGAGATAATGATACTTTATCTGCCTTGGTAGCAAGCTTGATAGAAGCCGATTTATTAATATTGCTTTCAGATATTGATGGTTTATATAACGATAATCCTAATATAAATCCTAATGCCTCCCTTATACCATTTGTAGATCATATTAATGCTGAAATTGAAAAGACTGCAAGCGGTGCAGGTACAAAGCTTGGAACTGGTGGTATGACTACAAAGCTTTCTGCTTCAAAAATAGCTACTTCGGCAGGAACAGCAATGGTGATTGCAAACGGATCAAAAAAAGGAATACTTCAAGACATAGTAAACTGCAGCGAAGTGGGCACGCTATTTAGGCCTAATGACAATTTTGAAAAAATTTAA